From the genome of Flavobacterium ovatum, one region includes:
- a CDS encoding efflux RND transporter periplasmic adaptor subunit: protein MKSIYKVISLLIVTAIVISCGNKNKEETAVAEEPAVAANMVELTAEQYKTSNIQFGVIEEKELSGTTKVNGMLDVPPQNLVSVSAPFGGFVKSTEMLQGLKVKKGQVIAMMQNPEYVQPQQDYIDYKSQLNYLKLEYERQQELAKENVNAQKTLQKSKSDYDSMKARVLGLKTKLQLMNVNMASLEKGNIQSVLPLYSSINGYVTQVNTNVGAFVTPTDVLFKIADTEHLHAELTVFEKDVPKLKIGQKVRFTLANESKERMATVHLVGKEISQERTVQIHCHLDQEDTHLLPGMFLKALVESGSNKVPAVISKAIVEFEGNKYIFIAEKNTSKESGVTQYKMVQIKAGVSELNYTELIFDTPKDWQNWKVVTTGAYDLLSKMKNSEEEE from the coding sequence ATGAAATCAATATATAAAGTAATATCCTTATTAATCGTAACTGCAATCGTAATTAGTTGTGGGAACAAAAACAAGGAGGAAACAGCAGTAGCTGAAGAGCCAGCTGTTGCTGCTAATATGGTAGAATTAACAGCGGAGCAGTACAAAACATCTAATATTCAATTTGGAGTAATTGAAGAAAAAGAATTAAGTGGCACCACCAAAGTCAACGGAATGCTCGATGTGCCTCCGCAAAATTTGGTTTCCGTTTCTGCACCTTTTGGTGGATTTGTAAAAAGCACGGAAATGCTTCAAGGTCTGAAGGTGAAAAAAGGGCAAGTAATCGCGATGATGCAAAATCCAGAATATGTACAACCACAACAGGATTATATCGATTACAAAAGTCAATTAAATTACCTGAAATTGGAGTATGAGCGTCAACAAGAATTAGCTAAAGAAAACGTGAATGCCCAAAAAACGCTGCAAAAATCCAAATCGGACTATGACAGTATGAAAGCAAGAGTGTTGGGCTTAAAAACTAAGCTTCAGTTGATGAATGTTAACATGGCAAGTTTAGAGAAAGGGAATATTCAGAGTGTACTTCCACTATATTCGTCTATAAATGGTTATGTTACGCAAGTGAATACCAATGTGGGTGCCTTTGTAACACCTACAGATGTGTTGTTTAAAATTGCTGATACAGAACATTTACACGCTGAATTGACCGTTTTTGAAAAAGATGTTCCTAAGCTTAAGATTGGTCAAAAAGTTCGTTTTACCTTGGCTAATGAAAGTAAGGAACGAATGGCAACGGTTCATTTGGTTGGGAAAGAAATAAGTCAAGAGAGAACCGTTCAAATTCATTGTCATTTAGACCAAGAAGACACTCATTTGTTACCTGGAATGTTTTTAAAAGCTTTGGTTGAAAGTGGGAGTAACAAAGTGCCTGCAGTAATTTCAAAAGCTATTGTCGAATTCGAAGGGAATAAATATATTTTTATTGCAGAAAAGAATACGTCAAAAGAAAGTGGAGTAACCCAATACAAAATGGTGCAAATAAAAGCTGGAGTTTCGGAACTGAATTATACCGAACTTATTTTTGATACTCCAAAGGATTGGCAAAACTGGAAAGTAGTTACTACTGGTGCTTATGATTTACTTTCGAAAATGAAAAACAGCGAGGAAGAGGAATAA
- a CDS encoding heavy metal translocating P-type ATPase, protein MENTTLKQQCSPSDEKGSSCCTTDEKITFNTKHRHNDDDGHNHGGDDENESTFIKYLPASISFMLLVSGIIFEQTDRGFFKYPINLIWFGIAYVFVGLPVNIQALKQIKKGNFFSEFFLMSIATIGAFFIGQYSEGVAVMLFYAVGELFQDAAVNNAKRSIKALLDVRPDTVNVFRKGELKTINPFEVAIGETIQVRAGEKVALDGILISDSASFNTAALTGESKPDTKKKEEVVLAGMINLNSVAEIKVTTLFKDSKLSKILEMVQDATARKSKTQLFISKFAKIYTPIVVYLAIAIVIVPYFFEQNYVFSDWLYRALVFLVISCPCALVISIPLGYFGGIGLASRNGILFKGSNFLDVMTTITAVVMDKTGTLTKGVFKVQKVVAQNYDEEELIQLTAALESKSTHPIAIAVVQYAADSYSNVTIGQVEEIAGHGLKGIVNGKEVLAGNVKLLKKFNIEYDSAIETVDDTIVVVAVNNVYAGYITIADEIKEDALQTIKSLHQLGIKTVMLSGDKQTVVDKVAKTLGIDTAFGNLLPEDKVEKVQELKNQNYKIAFVGDGVNDALVIALADAGIAMGGLGSDATIETADIVIQNDQPRKIPIAIQIGKETRKIVIQNISFAFAVKVIVLSLGAGGLATLWEAVFADVGVALLAILNAVRIQKMKF, encoded by the coding sequence ATGGAAAATACAACTTTAAAACAACAATGTTCACCAAGTGATGAAAAAGGAAGTAGTTGTTGCACAACAGATGAAAAAATAACTTTCAATACAAAGCATCGACATAATGACGATGATGGTCATAATCATGGTGGTGATGATGAAAACGAATCTACTTTCATAAAATACCTACCTGCATCCATTAGTTTTATGCTTTTGGTTTCAGGAATCATTTTTGAACAAACGGATAGAGGTTTTTTTAAGTATCCAATTAATTTAATTTGGTTCGGAATCGCTTATGTTTTTGTTGGACTTCCAGTAAATATTCAAGCTTTAAAACAAATCAAAAAAGGAAATTTCTTCTCAGAATTCTTCTTAATGTCTATTGCTACAATTGGAGCTTTTTTTATTGGGCAATATTCTGAAGGAGTGGCTGTAATGTTATTTTACGCTGTTGGCGAGTTGTTTCAAGATGCAGCAGTAAACAATGCTAAACGAAGTATAAAAGCCTTGCTAGACGTTCGACCTGACACGGTAAATGTTTTTCGAAAGGGAGAATTAAAAACTATTAATCCTTTTGAAGTAGCTATTGGCGAAACAATTCAAGTGCGTGCAGGAGAAAAAGTAGCCTTAGATGGAATATTGATTTCAGATAGTGCTTCCTTCAATACAGCTGCGCTTACGGGCGAAAGCAAACCTGATACCAAGAAAAAAGAAGAAGTTGTTCTAGCAGGAATGATAAACTTAAATTCAGTTGCGGAAATAAAGGTAACTACGCTTTTTAAAGATAGCAAACTGTCTAAAATTCTCGAAATGGTACAAGATGCCACGGCTCGAAAATCAAAAACGCAATTGTTTATTTCTAAATTCGCAAAAATCTATACACCAATTGTAGTGTATTTAGCCATTGCAATTGTAATAGTTCCCTACTTTTTTGAACAAAATTATGTGTTTTCAGATTGGTTGTATCGTGCTTTGGTTTTCTTAGTTATCTCTTGCCCTTGCGCCTTGGTTATTTCGATTCCACTAGGTTATTTTGGTGGAATAGGTTTGGCTTCACGAAACGGAATACTTTTCAAAGGAAGTAATTTTTTGGATGTAATGACTACAATCACAGCAGTGGTCATGGACAAAACAGGAACCTTAACCAAAGGTGTATTTAAAGTTCAAAAGGTGGTTGCTCAAAATTATGATGAAGAAGAATTAATCCAACTTACAGCAGCTTTAGAAAGTAAATCTACACATCCTATTGCCATTGCAGTTGTGCAATACGCAGCTGATTCTTATAGTAATGTGACAATTGGGCAGGTTGAAGAAATTGCAGGCCATGGACTAAAAGGAATAGTAAACGGAAAAGAAGTTCTAGCAGGGAATGTCAAATTACTCAAAAAGTTTAATATTGAGTATGACTCAGCAATTGAAACTGTTGATGACACAATTGTAGTCGTGGCTGTAAACAATGTTTACGCAGGATACATCACTATTGCCGATGAAATCAAAGAAGATGCACTCCAAACTATAAAATCATTACATCAATTAGGTATAAAAACAGTTATGCTTTCGGGTGACAAACAGACTGTAGTAGATAAAGTTGCAAAAACTTTGGGAATTGATACTGCTTTCGGGAATTTATTACCTGAGGATAAGGTCGAAAAAGTACAGGAACTCAAGAATCAGAATTACAAAATTGCTTTTGTTGGAGATGGAGTAAATGATGCGCTGGTCATTGCTTTAGCAGATGCTGGTATTGCCATGGGAGGATTAGGAAGTGACGCTACGATTGAAACAGCTGATATTGTGATTCAAAACGACCAACCTAGAAAAATACCAATTGCAATTCAAATTGGGAAAGAAACCCGAAAAATTGTAATTCAAAATATAAGTTTTGCTTTTGCTGTTAAAGTGATTGTTCTTTCACTAGGGGCAGGTGGACTTGCAACATTATGGGAAGCTGTTTTTGCAGATGTAGGTGTGGCCTTATTGGCGATTTTGAATGCCGTTAGAATTCAGAAGATGAAGTTTTAG
- the hisG gene encoding ATP phosphoribosyltransferase, with amino-acid sequence MSTLKIAIQKSGRLNEESIQILKDAGISINNGIDQLKAEASNFPLEVLYLRNSDIPQYLIDGVVDIAIVGDNLLVEKGKDIEVIQKLGFSKCKVSIAVPKAFEYNSIQDLNGLRVATSYPNTVIDFCNSKGVSVDIHQISGSVEIAPNIGLADAIVDIVSSGSTLFKNNLKEVEVIFKSEAVLAVSPKVSPESQKIIDTLKFRIESVLRARKSKYILMNVPNDKIEAISSILPVLKSATVMPLAQEGWSSVHTVIDKDTFWEVIDQLKEAGAEGILVCPIEKMVL; translated from the coding sequence ATGAGTACGTTAAAAATTGCAATTCAAAAATCAGGTAGATTAAACGAAGAAAGTATTCAAATCCTTAAAGATGCGGGGATTTCTATCAACAACGGTATTGACCAATTAAAGGCAGAAGCTTCTAATTTCCCTTTGGAAGTGTTGTATTTACGAAATTCAGATATTCCTCAATATTTGATTGATGGAGTAGTAGATATCGCTATTGTTGGTGATAATTTATTGGTTGAAAAAGGAAAAGATATTGAAGTTATCCAAAAGTTAGGATTTTCAAAATGTAAAGTTTCGATTGCAGTTCCTAAAGCTTTCGAATATAATTCTATTCAAGATTTGAACGGATTGCGTGTTGCAACTTCGTATCCAAATACAGTAATTGATTTTTGTAATTCGAAAGGAGTGTCTGTTGATATTCACCAAATTTCGGGGTCAGTAGAAATTGCTCCAAATATCGGTTTAGCAGATGCTATTGTAGATATCGTTTCTAGCGGAAGTACTTTGTTTAAAAACAATTTGAAAGAAGTAGAGGTGATTTTCAAAAGTGAAGCAGTTTTGGCGGTTTCTCCAAAAGTTTCTCCTGAATCTCAAAAAATCATTGATACTTTAAAATTCAGAATCGAATCTGTTCTAAGAGCGCGTAAATCAAAATACATTTTGATGAACGTACCGAATGATAAAATTGAAGCGATCAGCAGTATTCTTCCAGTTTTGAAAAGTGCAACGGTAATGCCATTGGCTCAAGAAGGTTGGAGTAGTGTGCACACGGTAATTGATAAAGATACTTTTTGGGAAGTAATCGACCAATTGAAAGAAGCTGGTGCCGAAGGAATTTTGGTTTGTCCAATTGAGAAAATGGTGCTTTAA
- the hisD gene encoding histidinol dehydrogenase, protein MNKIYNPVKETWASILERPTKTVNDIEQTVKEIFAAVQKDGDAAVAKYTTQFDGVYFENSEVTSEEIETAVASISIELKEAIALAKANVEKFHQAQKTARVSVETAPGVQCWQEKRPIQKVGLYIPGGTAPLFSTVLMLAVPAKIAGCNEIVLCSPPDKNGNINPAILYAANLCGVTKIIKVGGIQAIAGMTFGTKAIPKVYKIFGPGNQYVTVAKQLATQFGVAIDMPAGPSELLVVADDTAIPAFVASDLLSQAEHGVDSQVILVATSKVIIDAVEKEIELQLEQLPRKNIAEKAIANSKLIYVENDKIALELIDEYGPEHFIVCVKDQDFYVNNIGNAGSVFIGNYTPESAGDYASGTNHTLPTNGYAKNYSGVNLDSFMKSMTFQKISAVGIQNIGNAIELMAEAEGLQAHKNAVSLRLAEIKKGK, encoded by the coding sequence ATGAATAAAATATACAATCCCGTTAAGGAAACTTGGGCTTCTATTTTAGAAAGACCCACCAAAACGGTAAACGATATAGAACAAACGGTAAAAGAAATTTTTGCGGCTGTTCAAAAAGACGGAGATGCGGCTGTGGCCAAATATACGACGCAGTTTGATGGAGTGTACTTTGAAAATAGCGAAGTGACTTCTGAAGAAATTGAAACGGCAGTTGCTTCTATTTCAATTGAATTAAAGGAAGCTATTGCTTTGGCAAAAGCCAATGTAGAAAAGTTTCACCAAGCACAAAAAACAGCTCGTGTTTCTGTAGAAACGGCGCCTGGAGTACAATGCTGGCAAGAAAAAAGACCAATTCAAAAAGTAGGTTTGTACATTCCGGGAGGAACTGCACCTTTGTTTTCGACGGTTTTGATGTTGGCGGTTCCTGCTAAAATTGCCGGTTGTAACGAAATTGTTTTGTGTTCACCACCGGATAAAAACGGAAATATAAATCCTGCGATTTTATATGCTGCTAATCTATGTGGCGTAACCAAAATTATCAAAGTAGGCGGAATACAAGCCATCGCTGGAATGACGTTTGGAACAAAAGCGATTCCGAAAGTGTACAAGATTTTCGGACCAGGAAACCAATATGTGACAGTAGCCAAACAATTGGCAACGCAGTTTGGTGTAGCGATTGATATGCCAGCTGGACCTTCTGAATTATTGGTTGTTGCAGATGATACTGCAATACCTGCTTTTGTAGCTTCTGATTTACTTTCTCAGGCAGAGCACGGTGTTGATAGTCAAGTGATTTTGGTTGCGACATCTAAAGTGATTATTGATGCAGTAGAGAAAGAGATTGAACTGCAATTAGAACAATTACCTCGTAAAAATATTGCCGAAAAGGCCATTGCTAATTCCAAATTAATCTATGTCGAAAACGATAAAATCGCTTTAGAATTAATAGATGAATATGGTCCTGAGCATTTTATTGTTTGCGTGAAAGACCAAGATTTTTATGTAAATAATATTGGGAATGCAGGTTCGGTTTTTATTGGAAATTACACGCCCGAAAGTGCAGGTGATTATGCTTCGGGAACCAATCATACTTTACCAACAAATGGCTATGCAAAGAACTACAGCGGCGTAAATTTGGATAGTTTTATGAAATCAATGACGTTTCAAAAAATATCAGCCGTTGGAATTCAGAACATTGGAAACGCAATCGAACTAATGGCAGAAGCCGAAGGTTTGCAAGCGCACAAAAATGCAGTTAGTTTGAGGTTAGCAGAGATAAAAAAAGGAAAATAG
- the hisC gene encoding histidinol-phosphate transaminase, whose translation MKFDINTLVRENVKVLKPYSSARDEFEDFDTAQMVFLDANENPFENGVNRYPDPQQASVKAVLGKMKNLSTKQILLGNGSDEVLDLLFRAFCEPKIDNVITLPPTYGMYGVLANINNVENKEILLSNDFHPEVESILAAVTHSTKIIFLCSPNNPTGNSFSTESVTTLLEKFNGFVVIDEAYIDFSEKASWLAKLDLYPNLIITQTLSKAYGLAGIRLGICYASAEVIAVINKIKPPYNVNELTQQRALERLSNEAKIQNEITSIIAQRTELLQVLDKVSFVEKIYPTEANFILIKVDNANQRYAELIAKGIVIRNRTTQPLCENCLRLTIGTAEENKKLMEALKNC comes from the coding sequence ATGAAATTTGATATAAATACACTTGTTCGTGAGAACGTAAAGGTTTTAAAACCATATTCGTCAGCGAGAGATGAGTTTGAAGATTTTGATACTGCTCAAATGGTTTTTTTGGATGCGAATGAGAATCCGTTTGAAAATGGAGTGAATCGTTATCCAGACCCACAACAAGCTTCAGTGAAAGCAGTTTTGGGAAAGATGAAAAACCTTAGTACCAAACAAATCTTGTTAGGAAACGGAAGTGACGAAGTATTGGATTTATTATTTAGAGCTTTTTGTGAGCCTAAAATAGATAATGTAATCACTTTGCCTCCAACGTACGGAATGTATGGTGTTTTGGCAAATATCAATAATGTTGAAAATAAAGAGATTTTATTATCGAATGACTTTCATCCAGAAGTAGAAAGCATTTTGGCAGCAGTAACGCATTCGACAAAAATCATCTTTTTGTGTTCGCCAAATAACCCAACCGGAAATTCATTTTCGACAGAAAGTGTTACTACTTTGTTGGAGAAATTCAACGGATTTGTGGTTATTGATGAAGCGTATATCGACTTTTCAGAAAAGGCGAGTTGGTTGGCAAAATTAGACCTATATCCAAATTTGATTATCACGCAAACCTTATCAAAAGCGTATGGTTTGGCGGGAATTCGTTTAGGAATATGTTATGCTTCTGCAGAAGTAATTGCAGTTATCAACAAAATTAAACCTCCTTATAACGTAAACGAATTAACGCAACAAAGAGCTTTAGAACGTTTGAGTAATGAAGCTAAGATTCAGAACGAAATAACCTCAATTATAGCACAAAGGACTGAATTGCTTCAAGTTTTAGATAAAGTATCTTTCGTAGAGAAAATCTATCCAACCGAAGCAAATTTTATTCTAATTAAAGTTGATAATGCTAACCAACGTTACGCTGAATTAATTGCCAAAGGAATTGTAATTCGAAATAGAACTACACAACCACTTTGCGAAAATTGTTTGCGTTTGACTATTGGAACTGCAGAAGAGAATAAGAAGTTGATGGAAGCTTTGAAAAATTGTTAA
- the hisB gene encoding bifunctional histidinol-phosphatase/imidazoleglycerol-phosphate dehydratase HisB, which produces MKKVLFIDRDGTIVLEPAGLQLDSLEKLEFYPKSFQYLAKIATELDYELAMVTNQDGLGTDSFPEDTFWPTQNFILRAFQNEGVLFDDIFVDRSFPEDNAPTRKPRTGMLTKYIGNPNYDLANSFVLGDRLTDVELAKNLGAKAIFMNTTDGAGSEEISAKREELDETIVLQSTDWKKIYEFLKLEERTASITRKTHETDIYIKLNLDGTGQSKIDTGIAFFDHMLDQISRHGQMDLEIKVVGDLEVDEHHTIEDTAIALGEVYAKALGNKLGIERYGFCLPMDDCLAQVAIDFGGRNWLIWETEFKREMVGKMPTEMFFHFFKSFSDGAKANINIKAEGDNEHHKIEAIFKAFAKAIKVAVKRDTEKMILPSTKGML; this is translated from the coding sequence ATGAAAAAAGTACTTTTTATAGATCGTGATGGAACGATTGTTTTGGAACCAGCAGGATTGCAATTAGACAGTTTAGAGAAATTGGAGTTTTATCCAAAATCGTTTCAATATTTGGCTAAAATAGCTACCGAATTGGATTATGAATTGGCGATGGTAACCAACCAAGACGGTTTGGGAACAGATAGCTTTCCTGAAGATACGTTTTGGCCAACCCAAAACTTTATATTGAGAGCGTTTCAAAATGAAGGAGTGCTTTTTGATGATATTTTTGTAGACCGCTCTTTTCCAGAGGACAATGCGCCTACACGTAAGCCACGTACAGGAATGTTAACTAAATACATAGGAAATCCAAATTATGATTTGGCAAACTCTTTTGTATTAGGGGACCGTTTGACAGATGTGGAATTGGCAAAAAATTTGGGTGCAAAAGCAATCTTCATGAACACTACTGATGGAGCTGGAAGCGAAGAAATTAGTGCTAAACGTGAAGAGTTAGACGAAACAATCGTTTTGCAATCTACAGATTGGAAAAAGATATACGAGTTCTTAAAGCTAGAAGAGCGTACGGCTTCTATCACTAGAAAAACACACGAAACGGATATTTACATCAAATTGAACTTGGACGGAACAGGTCAAAGTAAAATTGATACCGGAATTGCTTTTTTCGACCATATGTTAGACCAAATTTCGCGTCACGGGCAAATGGATTTAGAAATAAAAGTAGTAGGTGATTTAGAAGTTGACGAACACCATACTATTGAAGATACAGCAATTGCATTGGGAGAAGTCTATGCAAAAGCATTAGGAAATAAACTAGGAATTGAGCGTTACGGTTTCTGCTTACCAATGGATGATTGTTTAGCGCAAGTAGCGATCGATTTTGGAGGAAGAAACTGGTTGATTTGGGAAACGGAATTCAAACGTGAAATGGTGGGTAAAATGCCAACAGAGATGTTTTTCCACTTTTTTAAATCGTTTTCTGATGGTGCTAAAGCCAACATCAATATAAAAGCGGAAGGTGATAATGAGCACCACAAAATCGAAGCCATTTTTAAAGCTTTCGCGAAAGCGATAAAAGTAGCGGTGAAACGTGATACAGAAAAAATGATTTTGCCAAGTACGAAGGGAATGTTGTAA
- the hisH gene encoding imidazole glycerol phosphate synthase subunit HisH, protein MKIVIINYGAGNIQSIMFAIERLGFHAVLSNDPDEIRAADKVIFPGVGEASYAMKMLKESGLDSLIPTLTQPVLGICLGMQLMCHHSEEGDTTGMGIFDVNVYKYTNKVKVPHMGWNTIYNLKSDLFKDIAENDYMYLVHSFYAPLCKETIATTNYELEYSSALENKNFFGTQFHPEKSGDVGEQILKNFLLLNSNF, encoded by the coding sequence ATGAAAATAGTAATCATAAATTACGGAGCAGGAAATATTCAGAGCATTATGTTTGCCATCGAAAGATTGGGATTTCATGCCGTTTTGAGTAATGATCCTGACGAAATAAGAGCAGCTGATAAAGTGATTTTCCCAGGAGTGGGAGAGGCGAGTTATGCAATGAAAATGTTGAAAGAAAGTGGATTGGATAGTTTGATTCCGACCTTGACGCAACCGGTTCTAGGAATTTGTCTCGGAATGCAATTGATGTGCCATCACTCGGAAGAGGGCGATACAACTGGTATGGGTATTTTCGATGTAAATGTATACAAATACACCAACAAAGTAAAAGTCCCTCATATGGGGTGGAATACCATTTATAATTTGAAATCGGACTTGTTTAAAGACATTGCCGAAAATGATTATATGTATTTGGTACACAGTTTTTATGCGCCATTATGCAAAGAAACCATCGCAACGACAAATTATGAATTAGAATATTCATCGGCATTAGAAAATAAAAATTTCTTTGGAACTCAATTTCACCCAGAGAAAAGTGGTGATGTAGGAGAACAAATTCTTAAAAATTTTTTACTTCTAAACTCTAACTTCTAA
- the hisA gene encoding 1-(5-phosphoribosyl)-5-[(5-phosphoribosylamino)methylideneamino]imidazole-4-carboxamide isomerase has translation MRIIPAIDIIDGKCVRLSKGDYNTKIIYNENPLEVAKEFEAHGIEFLHLVDLDGAKSSRIINHKILEQIATQTKLKIDFGGGLKSDEDLKIAFESGANQITGGSIAVKNREVFEKWISKFGADKIILGADANNEKVAVSGWLEESDQELVPFIQGYQSKGIQYVICTDIAKDGMLEGPSFDLYEKILKQAEGLKLIASGGISTFDELPKLAELGCEGTIIGKAIYEGRISLKQLEQYIIS, from the coding sequence ATGAGAATAATACCAGCAATAGACATCATCGACGGAAAATGTGTTCGTTTGTCCAAAGGAGATTATAATACCAAAATTATTTATAACGAAAATCCATTGGAAGTTGCCAAAGAATTTGAGGCACATGGAATAGAATTTTTGCATTTAGTAGATTTGGATGGAGCAAAATCAAGCCGCATTATCAATCACAAAATTTTGGAGCAAATTGCTACTCAAACCAAATTGAAAATCGATTTTGGTGGTGGTTTAAAATCGGATGAAGATTTAAAAATAGCTTTCGAATCTGGAGCAAACCAAATTACAGGAGGAAGTATCGCGGTTAAAAACCGTGAAGTTTTCGAAAAGTGGATATCAAAATTTGGTGCAGACAAAATCATTTTGGGAGCTGATGCTAATAACGAAAAAGTTGCAGTATCTGGATGGTTGGAAGAGTCAGACCAAGAGTTAGTTCCTTTTATTCAAGGTTATCAGTCGAAAGGAATTCAGTACGTAATTTGTACGGATATTGCCAAAGACGGAATGTTAGAAGGTCCAAGTTTTGATTTATACGAAAAGATTTTGAAACAAGCGGAAGGTTTAAAACTAATCGCTTCGGGTGGTATTTCAACTTTCGACGAATTGCCTAAATTAGCCGAATTGGGTTGTGAAGGTACCATCATTGGTAAAGCGATTTACGAAGGAAGAATATCGTTGAAACAATTGGAACAGTATATCATATCGTAG
- the hisF gene encoding imidazole glycerol phosphate synthase subunit HisF produces MLTKRIIPCLDIKNGRTVKGVNFVDLRDAGDPVELAKIYSDEGADELVFLDISATEERRRTLFDLVRKVAATINIPFTVGGGISAVEDVEVLLQNGADKVSINSSAVKNPQLINDLAQKFGSQCVVVAIDAKQIDGQWIVHLVGGKVPTELNLFDWAVEVEQRGAGEILFTSMNHDGTKNGFANEALAKLSSLVNIPIIASGGAGNVQHFIDTFVDGKSDAALAASVFHFKEIEIKALKQELKNNNIEVRL; encoded by the coding sequence ATGTTAACAAAAAGAATCATACCCTGTTTAGATATTAAAAACGGTCGAACGGTAAAAGGCGTAAATTTTGTAGATTTGCGTGATGCAGGTGACCCTGTGGAATTGGCCAAAATTTATTCTGACGAAGGTGCAGATGAATTGGTGTTTCTTGATATTTCGGCAACCGAAGAAAGAAGACGTACCTTGTTTGATTTAGTTCGAAAAGTAGCGGCAACTATAAATATTCCGTTTACTGTTGGTGGTGGAATCTCAGCTGTGGAAGATGTAGAAGTATTATTGCAAAACGGTGCTGATAAAGTTTCTATCAATTCCTCAGCAGTTAAGAATCCGCAGTTGATTAACGATTTAGCTCAGAAATTTGGTAGCCAATGTGTGGTTGTTGCTATAGATGCCAAACAAATAGATGGTCAATGGATTGTGCATTTGGTTGGTGGAAAAGTACCAACGGAACTGAATCTTTTTGATTGGGCTGTAGAAGTAGAACAACGTGGCGCAGGAGAAATTTTGTTTACCTCGATGAACCATGACGGAACCAAAAATGGATTTGCAAATGAAGCTTTGGCAAAATTATCAAGCTTAGTTAATATTCCAATTATCGCTTCAGGTGGTGCGGGTAATGTGCAGCATTTTATCGATACTTTTGTGGACGGAAAATCTGATGCAGCTTTGGCAGCAAGTGTTTTCCATTTTAAGGAAATCGAAATCAAAGCATTGAAGCAAGAATTAAAAAATAATAATATAGAAGTAAGACTTTAG
- the hisIE gene encoding bifunctional phosphoribosyl-AMP cyclohydrolase/phosphoribosyl-ATP diphosphatase HisIE → MEIDFSKSAHGLIPAVIQDSETKNVLMLGYMNAEAYQKTVETGKVTFYSRSKQRLWTKGEESGNFLNLVDIKNDCDGDTLLIQVQPVGPTCHTGADTCWQTPNDANYGFISDLENTIESRIKNADSEKSYVASLFKLGMNKIIQKVGEEAVEVVIEAKDTNDDLFLGESADLLFHYLMLLQAKGFKMNDVISVLKSRKK, encoded by the coding sequence ATGGAAATAGATTTTTCAAAAAGTGCACACGGATTAATTCCAGCAGTTATCCAAGATAGTGAAACTAAAAATGTCTTGATGTTGGGTTACATGAATGCCGAAGCGTATCAAAAAACAGTTGAAACAGGAAAAGTAACTTTCTACAGCCGTTCGAAACAAAGACTTTGGACAAAAGGCGAGGAGAGCGGGAATTTCTTGAACTTAGTAGATATCAAGAATGATTGTGATGGTGATACGTTGTTGATTCAAGTACAACCTGTGGGACCAACTTGTCACACAGGAGCAGATACTTGCTGGCAGACGCCAAATGATGCAAACTATGGTTTTATTTCAGACTTAGAAAATACTATTGAGTCTAGAATTAAAAATGCTGATTCTGAAAAGAGTTACGTAGCCTCGTTATTCAAATTGGGAATGAATAAAATTATTCAGAAAGTAGGTGAAGAAGCAGTGGAAGTTGTAATCGAAGCTAAAGACACTAATGATGATTTGTTCTTAGGTGAAAGTGCTGATTTGTTGTTTCATTACTTAATGCTTTTGCAAGCCAAAGGTTTTAAGATGAACGACGTAATTTCGGTCTTAAAAAGTCGTAAGAAATAA